One Miscanthus floridulus cultivar M001 chromosome 11, ASM1932011v1, whole genome shotgun sequence DNA window includes the following coding sequences:
- the LOC136491543 gene encoding G-type lectin S-receptor-like serine/threonine-protein kinase At1g11410 yields the protein MHFCVFGFLKRHIIKQIGARRTRKPLFQIAREDRSTSAADDNIYEDDSVKRSILSSPLVEFSTVYSATNNFSEKLGEGGFGPVFKGILPDGQEIAIKRLSKSSGQGLEEFKNEVTVLSKLQHRNLVRLFGCCIHGEEKMMLYEYMPNKSLDSFIFNESKRLVLGWKLRYKIIQGIERGLLYLHQDSRLKIIHRDLKASNILLDDDFNPKISDFGMARIFGEHQLQDLTRRIVGTYGYISPEYAMEGKFSDKSDVFSFGVLVLEIVSGRRNSSFVDEWSMNLLGYAWTLWKEGSVSELIDPLMGTTYTYDEVCRCIQVGLLCVQELPAERPTMSLVLRMLSGDVTIPSPKQAAFFVGRSPRVPADDNNTESGNQLTYTDLQGR from the exons ATGCATTTCTGCGTGTTTGGTTTCCTGAAGAGgcacatcatcaagcaaatag GCGCACGGAGAACACGGAAACCATTATTTCAGATTGCTAGAGAAGATAGATCAACATCAGCTGCAGATGATAACATATACGAAGATGATTCGGTGAAAAGATCAATTTTGAGCTCACCATTAGTTGAATTCAGCACTGTTTATTCAGCAACGAACAATTTCAGTGAAAAGCTTGGTGAAGGTGGATTTGGTCCAGTTTTCAAG GGGATACTACCAGATGGCCAAGAGATTGCTATTAAGAGGCTATCTAAAAGCTCCGGGCAGGGATTGGAAGAGTTCAAGAATGAGGTGACGGTTCTATCCAAGCTGCAACACAGGAACTTAGTGAGGCTTTTTGGTTGTTGTATTCATGGAGAAGAGAAGATGATGTTGTATGAATACATGCCCAACAAGAGTCTTGACTCATTTATTTTCA atGAAAGTAAGAGACTTGTATTAGGCTGGAAATTGCGATACAAGATTATTCAGGGAATTGAAAGAGGGTTACTGTACCTTCATCAGGATTCCAGGCTGAAAATTATCCATAGGGATCTCAAAGCAAGCAATATTTTACTAGATGATGATTTCAACCCCAAGATATCAGACTTTGGCATGGCTAGAATTTTCGGTGAACACCAGCTTCAAGACCTTACTCGTCGAATTGTCGGCACCTA TGGCTACATCTCCCCGGAGTATGCAATGGAGGGTAAATTCTCTGATAAATCTGACGTCTTCAGTTTCGGTGTTCTGGTCCTAGAGATTGTGAGTGGACGCAGGAACAGCTCTTTTGTCGATGAATGGTCAATGAACCTCTTGGGCTAT GCATGGACCCTGTGGAAGGAAGGCAGTGTCTCAGAGCTTATCGATCCGCTTATGGGAACAACATACACTTACGATGAAGTCTGCAGATGCATTCAGGTGGGTCTCCTGTGCGTGCAGGAGTTACCAGCTGAGAGGCCAACCATGTCCCTGGTGCTCAGGATGTTGAGTGGTGACGTTACGATTCCGTCTCCGAAGCAAGCTGCATTTTTTGTTGGAAGGTCTCCTCGTGTTCCTGCGGATGACAACAATACCGAATCAGGGAATCAATTAACGTACACGGATCTTCAGGGCAGATAG